In one Sphingobacterium daejeonense genomic region, the following are encoded:
- a CDS encoding NlpC/P60 family protein — MTQGPRVNPPNRNPIDFISEIRGGDLAFFVNEQGEVDHLGIIISDEEILHVVEKVRIDSIDNEGIYNHDLQQTTHRLRIVKRVL; from the coding sequence ATTACCCAAGGACCTAGAGTCAATCCTCCAAATCGGAACCCAATAGACTTTATCTCAGAAATAAGGGGTGGCGATTTAGCATTTTTCGTAAACGAACAAGGAGAAGTGGACCACCTTGGTATTATCATCTCCGACGAAGAGATCCTACACGTCGTAGAAAAAGTCAGAATCGACTCCATCGACAACGAAGGAATCTATAACCATGACCTACAACAAACGACTCATCGGTTGAGGATTGTGAAGAGGGTACTTTAG
- a CDS encoding universal stress protein → MTTKKFNRILLAIDETPCSRRAIDYAREIVDEIHPALALVTVVPPTSPTSYGVDPLLGQQPIIVPEVSEIQQQASQDFLNNLATEFQNASETFTFNRVGDVRDEILQVAKEWTADLIIMGNNGRTGFDHFLSGSVSEALIRKATCPVLVIPLNCD, encoded by the coding sequence ATGACAACTAAAAAGTTCAATCGAATACTATTAGCGATCGATGAAACGCCATGTTCCCGTAGGGCAATCGATTATGCTCGAGAAATTGTAGACGAAATACATCCTGCACTTGCTTTGGTTACCGTAGTGCCTCCAACCTCACCTACTTCATACGGAGTTGATCCATTATTAGGCCAGCAACCTATTATTGTTCCTGAGGTTTCTGAAATACAACAACAAGCATCCCAGGATTTCTTGAACAATCTAGCTACAGAATTCCAAAATGCTTCTGAAACATTCACATTCAACCGTGTTGGTGACGTAAGGGATGAGATTTTACAAGTTGCCAAAGAATGGACTGCAGACCTTATTATCATGGGCAATAATGGCCGTACTGGCTTTGACCATTTTTTATCAGGTTCGGTTTCTGAAGCGCTAATCCGTAAGGCAACTTGCCCTGTCCTTGTAATACCTTTAAATTGTGACTAA
- a CDS encoding SH3 domain-containing protein: protein MALGICVLSSISVLETPKFSSNRVYELLFGEAFTIIEQQKSWTRIQIMDTEIQGWIMEGQYEMVEEVIPTDFIIDEVGGYAVAGENKTMQIFHGSPIPENKSIVTASDNYKILSDLRDTQEGYDEERDREQLENFVASYLNTPYLYKGRTIHGLDSIGLCGLFYRHFGLELPKDLESILQIGTQ from the coding sequence ATGGCATTAGGAATTTGTGTTTTAAGTTCGATTTCCGTTTTGGAAACTCCGAAATTTTCCTCAAATAGAGTATATGAACTTTTATTTGGTGAGGCTTTTACAATTATCGAACAACAGAAATCTTGGACACGTATTCAAATCATGGATACAGAAATCCAAGGTTGGATCATGGAAGGTCAATATGAAATGGTAGAAGAAGTTATACCAACAGATTTTATCATTGATGAAGTCGGTGGATATGCAGTAGCAGGAGAGAATAAAACAATGCAAATATTTCATGGAAGCCCAATTCCTGAAAACAAAAGTATAGTAACAGCTTCTGACAATTATAAAATCTTATCAGACCTCCGTGATACCCAAGAAGGTTATGATGAAGAAAGAGATAGAGAGCAATTGGAAAACTTTGTAGCATCCTACCTTAATACTCCATATCTATATAAAGGGAGAACAATTCATGGATTAGACAGTATAGGCCTCTGCGGTTTGTTTTACAGACATTTTGGCCTTGAATTACCCAAGGACCTAGAGTCAATCCTCCAAATCGGAACCCAATAG
- the ychF gene encoding redox-regulated ATPase YchF, which translates to MALQCGIVGLPNVGKSTLFNCLSNAKAQAANFPFCTIEPNVGVITVPDARLNKLAELVNPQRIVPNTIEIVDIAGLVKGASKGEGLGNQFLGNIRTTNAIIHVLRCFDDGNVIHVDGSVDPIRDKEIIDTELQLKDLDTVVKRIQKVEKMAKTGGDKDAKKTFDVLTVVKNHLESGKSARTAPISEEDFEFIDDLTLLTVKPVLYVCNVDEGSVNTGNAYVEKVKEAVKDENAEVLIISAQIESEIAQLEDYEERKMFLEDLGLDESGVHKLIRAAYSLLDLATYFTAGVQEVRAWTIEKGFTAPQAAGVIHTDFEKGFIRAEVIKYNDFVQYGSEAAVKEAGKLSVEGKTYIVEDGDIMHFRFNV; encoded by the coding sequence ATGGCATTACAATGTGGTATCGTAGGCCTACCAAACGTAGGTAAATCAACCTTATTTAACTGTTTATCAAACGCTAAAGCACAAGCAGCGAACTTTCCATTCTGTACAATTGAACCCAATGTTGGTGTTATTACTGTACCTGATGCTCGCCTTAATAAGTTAGCGGAGCTTGTAAATCCTCAACGTATCGTTCCTAACACCATCGAAATCGTAGATATCGCTGGATTAGTAAAAGGTGCTTCTAAAGGTGAAGGTCTTGGAAATCAGTTTTTGGGTAACATCCGTACTACAAATGCTATCATCCATGTACTAAGATGTTTTGATGACGGCAATGTGATTCACGTTGATGGTTCTGTTGACCCTATCCGTGATAAAGAAATCATTGATACTGAACTTCAACTGAAAGACTTAGACACTGTAGTTAAGCGTATTCAGAAAGTTGAGAAAATGGCCAAAACTGGTGGCGATAAGGATGCAAAGAAAACATTTGATGTGCTTACTGTCGTTAAAAACCACTTGGAATCAGGCAAGTCTGCACGTACAGCACCTATCTCTGAAGAAGATTTTGAATTTATCGATGACCTTACTTTATTAACAGTTAAACCTGTTCTTTACGTTTGTAACGTAGATGAAGGTTCTGTGAATACAGGAAATGCTTATGTAGAAAAGGTTAAGGAAGCGGTAAAGGACGAAAATGCAGAGGTATTGATAATCTCCGCTCAGATCGAATCTGAAATTGCTCAATTAGAAGATTATGAAGAGCGCAAAATGTTCTTGGAAGATTTAGGTCTTGATGAATCTGGTGTTCACAAATTAATCCGCGCAGCTTACTCCTTGTTAGACTTAGCAACTTACTTTACGGCAGGTGTTCAAGAGGTTCGTGCTTGGACAATCGAAAAAGGATTTACGGCACCTCAAGCAGCCGGCGTAATCCATACCGATTTCGAAAAAGGATTTATCCGTGCCGAAGTAATTAAATATAATGACTTCGTTCAGTACGGTTCAGAAGCAGCCGTTAAAGAAGCCGGAAAATTATCCGTAGAAGGAAAAACATATATCGTTGAAGATGGGGACATTATGCACTTCAGGTTCAATGTGTAA
- a CDS encoding RsmB/NOP family class I SAM-dependent RNA methyltransferase, with the protein MEVNSKRVNQQVRNFERTIQEYQFKEPFSRFLTQFYKNNRQMGSSDRRMNSRLCYNYFRLGKGFSNLSVLDRLCIAEFLCEQNSAVVAVNKPDWIEISTKGIEEKINFIEAEFGQFLDDVFPFTSLLSPNIEKRSFIISHFIQPNLYIRVQKGMEGKVKKTLEKNEIAFEELSSQTVALPNGTNLQQLKSLDGDYEVQDWASQQSLNEVSVPPKSSWWDCCAASGGKSLLLLDKESNIKLLVSDVRLSILRNLDERFEKADVKTYYRKKILDLSKPVDHIMGEERFDGIIVDAPCTGSGTWGRTPEMLQKFKTSEIENFSTLQKQIVKNVVPYLKSGKTLVYITCSVFAAENEEITQYITDHLGLELENQQAIIGYDKKADSMFVARFKKP; encoded by the coding sequence TTGGAAGTAAATAGCAAAAGAGTAAATCAACAAGTTCGAAACTTCGAACGTACGATACAGGAATATCAGTTCAAAGAACCTTTCTCTAGGTTCTTAACTCAATTCTACAAGAATAATAGGCAAATGGGTTCATCCGATAGAAGGATGAACTCTAGGCTCTGCTATAATTATTTTAGGTTAGGAAAAGGATTTTCTAACCTTTCTGTTTTAGATAGGCTTTGTATAGCTGAGTTTCTTTGTGAGCAAAACTCAGCGGTAGTGGCTGTTAATAAGCCAGATTGGATTGAGATATCAACCAAAGGCATAGAAGAAAAAATCAATTTTATTGAGGCAGAATTCGGCCAATTCTTGGATGATGTATTTCCATTTACTTCATTGCTTTCACCGAACATCGAGAAGAGAAGTTTTATAATATCTCACTTTATTCAGCCAAACCTTTATATCAGAGTGCAAAAAGGAATGGAAGGCAAAGTCAAGAAAACATTGGAGAAGAATGAAATCGCATTCGAGGAGCTATCTTCACAAACCGTTGCCTTGCCAAATGGTACCAATCTGCAACAATTGAAATCATTGGATGGTGATTACGAAGTTCAGGATTGGGCATCACAACAAAGCTTGAATGAAGTTTCTGTACCCCCAAAAAGCTCTTGGTGGGACTGCTGTGCTGCGTCGGGAGGTAAATCCCTACTATTGTTGGACAAGGAATCAAATATCAAATTATTGGTTTCAGATGTCCGTCTAAGTATCCTTAGGAACCTTGATGAACGTTTTGAAAAAGCTGACGTTAAGACTTATTATCGAAAAAAGATATTGGACTTAAGCAAACCTGTTGATCATATCATGGGAGAAGAGCGCTTTGATGGTATTATCGTCGATGCTCCGTGTACAGGATCAGGAACTTGGGGAAGAACTCCAGAGATGCTTCAAAAGTTCAAAACTAGTGAAATCGAAAATTTCTCCACGCTACAAAAACAGATTGTGAAAAATGTTGTCCCTTACTTAAAATCAGGGAAAACACTGGTTTATATAACCTGTTCAGTATTTGCTGCTGAGAATGAAGAAATAACCCAATACATAACAGACCACCTCGGATTAGAATTGGAAAATCAACAAGCCATAATAGGCTATGACAAGAAAGCAGATTCGATGTTTGTCGCTCGTTTTAAAAAACCTTAG
- a CDS encoding polysaccharide deacetylase family protein, translating to MLKKSFVAVLAVISALTTVLSCNSIVGSTTSNLTDSLENSLTEGNTKGKQDTVKLMDILDSLNRGKIVFPALDSINKIDPKVAKRQFRDSIYRELNKKDKHIYLTFDDGPLIGSSAIDSIITSKDIKISTFLVGKHAGMSKRLKRDFDRYMNNPLVECYNHSFTHAANKFHAFYSNPEIAVSDFEKCETSLGLKT from the coding sequence ATGTTGAAAAAGTCGTTTGTCGCTGTTTTAGCAGTGATTTCTGCCCTAACTACGGTTTTATCATGTAATTCTATTGTTGGCTCAACAACTAGTAATCTTACCGATTCTTTAGAAAATTCTCTTACTGAAGGAAATACCAAAGGAAAGCAAGATACCGTGAAATTAATGGACATTTTAGACTCTTTGAACAGAGGTAAAATAGTTTTCCCAGCACTTGATTCAATCAATAAAATTGATCCAAAAGTAGCAAAACGACAATTCAGAGATTCTATTTATAGAGAATTAAACAAAAAAGACAAACATATCTATCTGACTTTCGATGATGGACCATTGATCGGAAGTTCAGCAATTGATTCTATTATCACCTCTAAAGACATCAAGATTAGTACATTTCTGGTTGGTAAACATGCTGGAATGAGCAAAAGATTAAAACGTGATTTTGATCGTTATATGAACAATCCATTGGTCGAATGTTATAACCATAGTTTTACACATGCTGCCAATAAATTCCATGCCTTTTATAGCAATCCAGAAATCGCAGTTTCTGATTTTGAGAAATGTGAAACCTCATTGGGGCTAAAAACATAA